The genomic window CTGGGTCCAGGCCCGTGACCTGTAGGCGGCCCCGTTGTCGGACAGCACCCGCTGAACGACCACCCCGCGGGCGGCGAACCACGCCACCGCCCGCTGCAGGACACCCACAGCGGTGGCAGCCTTCTCGTCGTCGTGGACCTCGGAGTAGACCACGCGCGAGTGGTCATCGAGCACGGAGTGGACGTAGGCCCACCCCAGACGAGGCTGACCGTGCCTGCGCCTGGCGCCGTCGGTGGTCTGGCGGTTGTGGTCACCCTGGGTGCGTCCCACGTACCTCCAGCCACCGCCGTCGGGGATGTTGCCGACCTTCTTGACGTCGACGTGGACCAGGGAACCGGGGCTCTCGTGCTCGTAGCGGCGTACGACCTGCCCGGTGGCGCGGTCGAGGTAGGAGAGGCGGTTCAGCCTGGCCGTGTTGAGGATGCGGTGCACCGTCGAGGGTGCGATGCCGGTGCGGGCGGCGAGCTGGACGGGGCCCTCCCGCAGGCGGCTGCGCAGGCTGACGACCCGGCGTACCACGGTGGTGGGGGTGCGGTTGGGGCTGGAGTGGGGGCGGCTGGAGCGGTCGGTCATCGCCTCCCCGGCGCGGTAGCGGTCCACCCAGCGTTTGACGGTGGGCCATGAGCATTGGAATCGGGCGGCGACCTCGCTGATGGGGTAGCCCTCCTCAACGACAAGGCGGGCCACCCGCTGCCGGGCGCGTGGGGTCAGGGCTGCGTTAGCGTGGGACATGAGGAGAGCACCTCTCGTACTGCTCGGTGAGACTGTCGCAAGCCCCACCCTGCCAGCACCCGGTGCTCTCCTCACCTCATACAAGCCGATCGCAGTCCTTCAACCAACCTCCCCGATCAGTACAGCTAGGCTTTGCCCCATGGCCTCTCCACTGTCGAACGCCGCCTCCGAGCCCCGCCTCGCACCCGCTCCCGCCGACGCCGTCGTCACGGGCCCCGGGTACCGCTTCACGGTCCTCACGGACCGTCTCATCCGCATGGAGTCCGCCGCCGACGACCGTTTCGTCGACGCCGCGACCCAGCTCGTCGTCAACCGCGACCTCGGCCCCGTGCCCGACTTCCAGGTGCTGCGCGGCGAGGACCGGGTGGAGATCACCACCGAGCACCTGCACCTCGCGTACCAACCCTCCCGCGGCTTCTCCCGCTCCGGCCTCCAGGTCAGCCTGCGCACCGGCGTGCTCAACCCGCACGGCGGCACGTGGCACCACGGCGACGTCTGGGACCCTGCGGAGAAGTTCCCCTCCAACCTGGGCGGGACGGCCCGCACTCTCGACGAGGCCGACGGCCGTATCTCCCTCGCCCCGGGGCTGCTCGCGATGCACGGCATCGCCGTCCTCGACGACTCCGGCTCGCTCCTCGTCGACGAGGACGAGTGGGTCCGTCCCCGCCCCGGGACGAGCCCCGTGGACGGCTCGACGCCGGACGAGGACCTCTACCTCTTCGGCTACGGCCAGGACTACCACGGCGCCCTGCGCGACTTCTTCGCCCTCACCGGCCCGACGCCGCTCATCCCCCGGGCGCTGCTCGGCAACTGGTGGAGCCGGTACCACGCCTACACCGCCGACGAGTACCTCGAGCTCATGGACCGCTTCGCCGAGGAGGGTCTTCCCTTCTCGGTGGCCGTCATCGACATGGACTGGCACCTGGTCGACATCGACCCCGCCATCGGCAACGGCTGGACCGGCTACACCTGGGACCGCAAGCTCTTCCCGGAGCCCAAGGCCTTCCTCGACGGCCTCCACCAGCGTGGCATGGAAGCGTCCCTCAACCTCCACCCCGCCTCCGGCGTCCGCCGCCACGAGGAGGCCTACGGGCCGATGATGCGGGCACTGGGCCGCGACCCGCGCTCGGGCGAGGAGATCCCCTTCAACATCGGCGACAAGGAGTTCACGGCCGCCTACCTCGAGCACGCCCACCACCCGCTCGAGGACGAGGGAGTCGACTTCTGGTGGCTCGACTGGCAGCAGGGCGGTACCACGGACATCCCCGGCCTGGACCCGCTGTGGATGCTCAACCACGTCCACTACCTCGACGCGGGCCGCGAGCGCACCCGTACCACCGCGGACGGCGGCACGGAGACCTACCGGCGCCGGCCGGTCACCTTCTCCCGCTTCGCCGACGCCTCGAGCCACCGCACACCGGTCGGCTTCTCCGGGGACACGATCGTCACGTGGGACTCCCTGCGTTTCCAGCCGGAGTTCACGTCCACGGCCGCAAACATCGGCTACTACTGGTGGTCCAACGACATCGGCGGCCACATGTTCGGCGTCAAGGACTCCGAGCTTGCAGCCCGGTGGGCGCAGCTGGGCTGCTTCTCGCCGATCAATCGGTTGCACTCCTCGAAGTCGCCCTTCAACTCCAAGGAGCCGTGGCGCTACTCGCGCGACGCCAGGGCGACGATGGAGGCGCACCTGCGTCTGCGCCACCGGCTCGTGCCGTACCTCTACACGTGGTCCCGCCGGGCGCACTCCGAGGGCATCGGCCCGGTTCGCCCCGTCTACCACGACCACCCGCAGCAGCTCGGCGCCTACGGCCACCGCACCGAGTTCCTCTTCGGCGACCTGCTCGTCGTGCCCGTCACCCACCAGGGGAACCGGGCGAGCGGCCTCGCACGGGAGGACGCCTGGCTCCCGCGCGGGACCTGGTTCGACCTGGCGACCGGACGTCGCTACGCCGTGCCCGCCGAGGGCGGCAGCGAGGTGAGCCTGTCGCGCCCGCTGGACCAGATCCCGGTCCTCGCCCGCGCAGGGTCGATCATCACGGTGGCGGACGACCTCTCCGAGGCGGCGGGATCGAACCCGCGGTCCCTCGGCCTCGTCATCGTGCCGGGAGCCGACGGGTCCGCCGTCCTCGAGGAGGACGACGGCTCGGCCGAGCCCGGTGACGAGAGCGTCGTCCGGACCCGCTTCTCCCTCGCCTGGGACGACGAGGCGGGTGCCGCCTCCCTCGAGATCAGTCAGGAGGGCGCCGACGGCGTCGTCCCGGCCGAGCGCGAGGTGGCCCTCCACCTGCTCTCCGTCGGCGGGACCGGCGACGGCGCCGAGGCCGCTGTCTCGGGGGCCGGCTCGACCGGCGACCGGGCACGGGTCTCGCGCCGCGAGGCCGACGGCTTCACCCTGGGCAAGGGCCTGGACGTGAGCCTCGGGACCGTCCGGCTGGGCGACGGTCCGGTGCGCGTCGACCTCACGGGGGTGCGCACCCGGACGCCCGCCCTCCGGGACGAGGCGTTCCGGATCCTGGAACCCGTCGAGGTCGAGTACCTCGCCAAGGACCGCGCGTGGGAGGCCATCTCCTCGGGGCTGCGCGGTGGGGCGCTTCTGGGCGCCCTGCGCGCCTGCGGTCTGCCGGACGAGGTCCTCGCCGCCGTCGCGGAGATCGCCTGAGGGCCCCTGACGTGAGCGCACCCGAGCACACGGCCACCGACTGCGAGCATCCCCTGCGGGGCCGGCGGGTCCTCGTCACCGGCGTCAGCCGAAGGCGGGGCATCGGCTACGCGATCGCCTGCCGCGCAGCCGGGCTCGGGGCATCCGTCGCCCTGCACCACTTCGCGCCGCACGACGCGGAGCAGCCCTGGGGCGCGGACGACCTCACTGCCGTGGTCGAGGGGGTGCGCTCACACCTGATCCCCGACGCGGCCCTCGTCGAGGTGAGTGCCGACCTCGCCGACGCCGCCGAGCCCCGGAGGGTCGTCGAAGCGGCGGCCGAGGGGCTCGGTGGCCTCGACGGGCTCGTCTGCAACCACGCGGCCTCCGGTCACGACGGCCGGCTCGAGGAGATCGAGCCGGAGGATCTCGACCTGCACTGGCGGGTCAACGCCCGCGCCTCCCTCCTCCTCGTCCAGGCCTTCGCCGAGGTCTTCCAGCGCCCAGACGCACCCGATCTCACCGGTTCGGCAGTGCTCATGACCTCGGGACAGGGGTTGGGGCCGATGCCGGAGGAGATCGCCTACTGCACTTCCAAGGCCGCGCTCTCCGGCATGACGCCCAGTCTCGCGGACGGGCTGGCCGACCGCGGGATCCGGCTCAACACCGTCAACCCCGGACCGGTGGACACCGGATACATGGACGACGCGCTCCGGGAGGACGTGCGCGCCGCCTTCCCCGCGGGTCGGCTGAGCACGCCCGAGGACCCGGCCCGTCTCATCTGCTGGCTGCTGTCCGACGAGGCCCGCTGGGTGACCGGCCAGGTCATCAGCACCGAGGGGGGCTTTCGCCGTTGAGCCGGACGCCCACCCGCAGGCTCTGGCTCACTGCAGGACCGGGCTCGCCGGCCCCGTCGTCCCCCGTTCGGTGAGGACAGGGGGCTCGAGGACGACTCCGCGCGGTGGCTCGTCAGAGCCCAGCGCGAGCAGGAGCTCGCCCGCTCTGTGCCCCAGCCCAAAGGTGTCAACGCCGAACTCGGTCACCTGCGAGGCCGTCACGGAGTTCGGGATCATGACGCCGAGCGAGGCCATCGAGAGGTCGCCCGGAACGGACAGCCCCATCGCTCTGGCGGCTGCGAGGAGACCGGTGAGGGCCCAGGGGTTGTTGGAGAGCGTGGCGGTGCAGTCTCCGACCAATCGACCTCCCTCGAGCAGTGCGGCTCCCTCGATCGGGTCGTCCGGGACGGAGCGGTGGACGAGTTCAACGCCGCAGGCCCTGGCCGAGGCGAGGACCGCCCGCACCTGCGCCGGATAGGCGTTCGCAGGTTCCGCGCCCGCCAGGCGGGAGAGCAGGAGCAGCCTGCGGTGACCGAGGCCCGCCAGGTGCGCGACGGCGAGTCGGGCCATCGCGTCGAAGTCCGCGTCAACGCCCGGCGCACCGCCGGGCGTCCCGGAGGTCCCGATGAGGATCGTCGGGACTCCCTCGGTCAGCAGCAGCCGCTCGCGCTCATCGAGCGGGGCCACGTCCATGAGGACGGTGGCGTCAACGGAGCGCGAGCGGACGAGCTCACGCAGCCCCTCCTCCCCATCGTGACGCAGGTTCATGGGCACGACGACCTGGAGGCCATCCTCAGCGACAGCCGCACGGACGCCCTCGATGTAGCTGAGATCGTCCGCTTCGATGGCAGAGCGGTCCAGGCGCAGGAGGACTCCGACGGTGGACAGGGACCTGGACGCGAGGGCGGAGGCACTGCGGTCGGGGTGGTAGCCGAGCTCCGTGACGGCTCTCCTCACCCGGCGCTTGGTCGGGGCGCTCACCGACCTTCTGCCCGTCAGCACGTAGGTCA from Actinomyces radicidentis includes these protein-coding regions:
- a CDS encoding IS481 family transposase; this encodes MSHANAALTPRARQRVARLVVEEGYPISEVAARFQCSWPTVKRWVDRYRAGEAMTDRSSRPHSSPNRTPTTVVRRVVSLRSRLREGPVQLAARTGIAPSTVHRILNTARLNRLSYLDRATGQVVRRYEHESPGSLVHVDVKKVGNIPDGGGWRYVGRTQGDHNRQTTDGARRRHGQPRLGWAYVHSVLDDHSRVVYSEVHDDEKAATAVGVLQRAVAWFAARGVVVQRVLSDNGAAYRSRAWTQACERLGVKARYTRPYRPQTNGKIERYHRTLADGWAYSRHYASEAERRAALPAWTHFYNHHRPHTATGALPPITRLTNLPDQYT
- a CDS encoding glycoside hydrolase family 31 protein, producing MASPLSNAASEPRLAPAPADAVVTGPGYRFTVLTDRLIRMESAADDRFVDAATQLVVNRDLGPVPDFQVLRGEDRVEITTEHLHLAYQPSRGFSRSGLQVSLRTGVLNPHGGTWHHGDVWDPAEKFPSNLGGTARTLDEADGRISLAPGLLAMHGIAVLDDSGSLLVDEDEWVRPRPGTSPVDGSTPDEDLYLFGYGQDYHGALRDFFALTGPTPLIPRALLGNWWSRYHAYTADEYLELMDRFAEEGLPFSVAVIDMDWHLVDIDPAIGNGWTGYTWDRKLFPEPKAFLDGLHQRGMEASLNLHPASGVRRHEEAYGPMMRALGRDPRSGEEIPFNIGDKEFTAAYLEHAHHPLEDEGVDFWWLDWQQGGTTDIPGLDPLWMLNHVHYLDAGRERTRTTADGGTETYRRRPVTFSRFADASSHRTPVGFSGDTIVTWDSLRFQPEFTSTAANIGYYWWSNDIGGHMFGVKDSELAARWAQLGCFSPINRLHSSKSPFNSKEPWRYSRDARATMEAHLRLRHRLVPYLYTWSRRAHSEGIGPVRPVYHDHPQQLGAYGHRTEFLFGDLLVVPVTHQGNRASGLAREDAWLPRGTWFDLATGRRYAVPAEGGSEVSLSRPLDQIPVLARAGSIITVADDLSEAAGSNPRSLGLVIVPGADGSAVLEEDDGSAEPGDESVVRTRFSLAWDDEAGAASLEISQEGADGVVPAEREVALHLLSVGGTGDGAEAAVSGAGSTGDRARVSRREADGFTLGKGLDVSLGTVRLGDGPVRVDLTGVRTRTPALRDEAFRILEPVEVEYLAKDRAWEAISSGLRGGALLGALRACGLPDEVLAAVAEIA
- a CDS encoding SDR family oxidoreductase, encoding MSAPEHTATDCEHPLRGRRVLVTGVSRRRGIGYAIACRAAGLGASVALHHFAPHDAEQPWGADDLTAVVEGVRSHLIPDAALVEVSADLADAAEPRRVVEAAAEGLGGLDGLVCNHAASGHDGRLEEIEPEDLDLHWRVNARASLLLVQAFAEVFQRPDAPDLTGSAVLMTSGQGLGPMPEEIAYCTSKAALSGMTPSLADGLADRGIRLNTVNPGPVDTGYMDDALREDVRAAFPAGRLSTPEDPARLICWLLSDEARWVTGQVISTEGGFRR
- a CDS encoding LacI family DNA-binding transcriptional regulator, with protein sequence MAVTRADVARLAGVSPSTVTYVLTGRRSVSAPTKRRVRRAVTELGYHPDRSASALASRSLSTVGVLLRLDRSAIEADDLSYIEGVRAAVAEDGLQVVVPMNLRHDGEEGLRELVRSRSVDATVLMDVAPLDERERLLLTEGVPTILIGTSGTPGGAPGVDADFDAMARLAVAHLAGLGHRRLLLLSRLAGAEPANAYPAQVRAVLASARACGVELVHRSVPDDPIEGAALLEGGRLVGDCTATLSNNPWALTGLLAAARAMGLSVPGDLSMASLGVMIPNSVTASQVTEFGVDTFGLGHRAGELLLALGSDEPPRGVVLEPPVLTERGTTGPASPVLQ